A region of the bacterium genome:
GTCGGCTGAGGGCCTCAACGCCAAAGCCGTCTGGAAAACCATCGACGAATACATGCCCGTCAGGCACTTCGATGACGGTGGCTTCCCCGAACTCGGATTTCGCGATAGCTACAAGAGCGAGATCGCAGCCTACAGGCTGGATCGCCTCATCGGATTGAATCAGGTACCTCCAACCGTCGAGCGAAAGATCCGCGGCGAGGACGGCTCTCTCCAGCTCTGGATCGAAGACTGTATGACCGAAGGCGAACGCCGGAGAAAGGCGCTCGCGCCACCCGACGCGAAGCGCTTCAATGAGCAGATGCGTCGCGCCAAGGTCTTCTTCCAGCTGATACACGACGTCGACTATGTCAACCTGAGCAACCTGCTCATCGATCCGGACTTCACGGTTCGTAAGGTCGACAGTTCTCGCGCCTTTCGTACCCAGACCAAGATTCTCGACCCGGAGAGCCCGGATCGCTATTCGCGCCCGCTCGTCGAGGGGCTACGCCGGCTCGATGAAGACTCGCTGAAAGAAACGGTCGGAGCCTGGCTGAGCAAGAAGCAGCGCTCGACCTTGCTCCATCGTCGCGATCTCATCCTCGAACGTACCGAGCGGTTGATCGCCGAGCGCGGCGAGAAAAGTGTGCTCTACCCCTAGTCGCGGGTCCTGCCCGTCAAATCTCTGACCAGCGTCTCATGGAGGTCTGCTGCAGTGAACAACACTCGATCCCTAATCGGCCTGATCGCGACGGTTCTGCTTTCGGCTCTGGTTCCCGACTGCGCGCACGGTGATGCCCAGCGGGCGACCACCGTCATTGTGGTCCGACACGCTGAAAAGCAGCAGGCCGAGGACGACCCGGGGCTGACGCTCGCCGGCGAAGAGCGCTCGCACCGTCTTCGGGACCTGACGCTCGAAGCCGGGGTCACGGCGGTGTTCGCGAGCCAGTTCAGACGCACCCAGGCAACGGTTCGGCCTCTGGCGGAGGCCCTCGGGCTCGAGATCGCGATCGCCGACGCCGGAGACACACCGGCCCTCGTCACCAAGATCCTTTCAGATCATCGCGGCGGCATCGTGGTCGTGGCCGGCCACAGCAACACCGTGCCCGGCATCGTGGCCGCGCTCGGCGCTCCCGAGCCCGGTCCCATCGACGAGAGCGACTACGGCAACCTCTTCATCGTGACGGTCCCGGAAGACGGTCCGGCTTCGGCCCTCAGCCTCAGATTCTGAAAAGCAGTTCAGAAGCTGTCTGCCATGGGGTCCCAGAACGGGCCTTCGAGGCCGATATCGGCGAAGATCCGACGCATCTCCGCCGGCCTCGGCCGGCGAGCATCCGGACTCAAGCGGTCCCCGTACCAGGCGACCGCGAGTCGCCACTGCGTCTCGAGGCTGATGATCGGGCATACCTCGAGGCCTCGTTCGCGACACCAGGCTCGAACGTGCTCTTCCGACCGGAAGAAGAGCATGGTGCTTCACGTGTAGACGATGTCGTCCCACCAGTGAGCGGCCGGCACCGCGTAGTGGGCCACACAGGAGTCGCCGCTGAGCTCGCCATCTCGGACCCGCAGCCTGATCGGCTCGAGGCTCTGCCCACACTGAGACTCGACCTCGCCGTCGGTGCTCAAAGCGGCCACGACGCCCAGGGAGTCCCAGGCGCAGTTGGCGTAGTAGTTCTTACCGGCCTCGCCGGCCTGGCCCGCCACGGTCACCTTGTGCTGGGTCTCGACGCCGGAAAACGGCGGTGCCATTCGAATCGACACGCCATCATCCTCGAGGACCAGAACGCGACTCGCGTTCAGGCGCCTGTACCCTTCCCGAATATCCGTATCGGCTCGACCCGTGACGCGAACCATGTCTTCCACGGTCGGTGCCGTCGTCGTCTCGGCGACGTGCCGATAGATGGCGAGCTTGAGCTCGGTATCGAAACTCACAAGACCCTCTCCCCGGTTCGCCTGGGAACGAAGCATGGCACCCGCCGACGGTACCTCTCGTAGTCGCTCCCAAATCGCTCCATCAACTCTCGCTCTTCGAGCACGATCATAAGCCAACCGACCGGCACCGACGCCGCAACCACCACATAGACCCACAGGTAGTTGCAGATCAGAGCGAAGCCGGTGATGCCGATCAACGCTCCGAAATAGCGGGGATGACGCACGATGCCGTAGGGCCCGTCGGTCAGGAGTCTGCCGGAACTTCCACTGGATAGCTCCGGCAGACCGGCCAGGACCGGGAACCTCAGCTTTCGCAGCACCCTCCAGTCCCAGGCCGCGCCGGCAAGGTAGAGAGCCACGCCCATCCCGATGGTGATCGGCCGATAGCCGAAGTGCTGCCGCATCAGCGGCGCGCGCACCGTCCAGATGGCGTAGACCGCCAACAGGCAAATCGCGGCAACGATCGTGTAGCTCGCAACGGGACCCAGCCGGCGCCAGAACGAAGCGAAGGGGTGGATCAGGAGCCAGAAGAGCAGGGCCGCCGGAAGCGCAGCAAGCATGAGCCCGGCGAGGACATCCAGAATACGCGCTGCCAGTTCCATCGTGCGTTCGTAGACCTCGACTCCGCCTCTAGATCAACTCGAGCCAGAGCAGGAGCAGAAGCAAGAGAGCCAGTCCCATCGCGATCAAGAGAATCAGGCATCCGGGTCTGCAGCCGCTCTCGCTCCGGTCGGGTGGCTCTTCAAGAGGACCGTCGTCCGGCTCCGTCTCCGTTGGCGGCGCCGCGACGGCGACATCGAAGGCCCAGGCACCGGCGGCGATGAAGCCCGCCGACGTGTCGACAACGATCCCCTGCGTCGAAGTGATCCCGCCGCTCGACTCCTCGAGCTCGATCTGAACGGGCCCATGAGTCACCTCACCGAAATGAAGATCACCGGCGCTGTCGAAAGCGAGCCCGGAGGGATCACTCAGGCTGCCAAGGACGCCCGTCCGGACCAGGGTCGATGGATCGATCTTCTCGATGCGGCCGGCATCCACGGTGACGCCGCCATCGGTCACCCTGGGGTGATTGAAGTAAACCTCGCTGCCCAGGCAAGCGACGTCGAAGCCCCAGGAGCCTGCGGTGACAAAGCCCGCCGAGGTGTCGACCACCATCCCCAGGCTCGCGACCGTGCCGTCGGGTGCTCGTTTGCGCAGCTCCACCCGGACCGGGCCTGTAGTCATATTGCCGAAGTAGAGGTTCCCCGCGCCGTCGAAGGCCAGGCCCGAAGGGTTGTCGAGACCCGGAACCACCACCGTACGCGCGGCGGTGACCGGATCGATCTTTTCGATACGACCCGCCTCGACAACCGCGCCGCCGTTCGTCACCTCGGGATGATTGAAGTAGACCACTCCTGCCTCGACGCACAGGTCGAAGGCCCAAGAGCCCACCGACACAAAGCCCGCCGAGGTGTCGACCACGGTGCCCAGACTGGTGATGGTACCGTCAGGTGCCCTTCGGCGCAGCTCGACCCGGATCGGCCCGGTCGTCACGTTGCCGAAGTAAAGGTTTCCGGCAGGATCCAGGGCAAGGCCCGACGGATAGTCGAGGTTGGAGACGATCACCGTTCGAGTCGCCGTCAGCGGGTCGAGCGTCTCGATCCGACCTGGATCCACGGTCGCGGGGCCGTTGACCACCTTCGGGTGGTTGAAATAGACCACTTCGGTCGCGCACATCGAATACCAAGACTAACAGCCCACTGGCCTCCGAACACTCAGTACGGCCCCGGCAGCGAACTCCCGAGCACCGCTCGCGTATTAAGCTGGGGCCCTGCCATGAAGATCCGTACTCAAATCGCCATCGCGTTCCTGTTCCTGGCTATCCTGCCGATGACGGCAATCGTTCTCTACAGCTACGTCTCGTCGCTGAGCGCCGTTCGCGAAGCCGTCGAGGCCGAGGCCGAGAGCCTCACCAGCGACATGGAGAATCGAATGACCCAAGTCCGGGGCGATCTGCGTCGCCGGGTCGAACGGATCTCCGCTTTGCCCTTCAGACGCTGGGCCTTCGAAGCGGAAACCGAAAAAGAGCGCGAGGAGCTCTACGGCTCGATGATGGCGGAGCTCGGAGAGACCGCGCCATTGGTCACGTCCTTCGAATTCGTGCCCGAGTACCCGGGCACGGCGGAGGACGCGGTGCCGAGCCCGGACGTTGAGACTGCCTCGGAGCTCATTCCGGCTCCACCGCGCCGCCCGCCGCCGCCCCCCGCGCCGATCGTGATCGACATGCGCGAGATGCTGAAGACGGTGGAAGCCGGCATCGAGAACCTCGACGCCGAGTTGATCCCGGATACCGACCGGGAGGAGCTTATCGAACAGGCCAAGCTGGGCCTCGAATTCGTCCAAGAAAAAGCCGAAGTCTTCAACCTGCACGCCGGTCGGTTGATCGAGATCCGAGCTGAAACCGAGGAGTTGCACCGGCTGACCGAGACCGCCCCCACGGCCGAAGCAGAAGAAGACACGTACCGCATGATCTTCAGCCCGGAGGTGGAAGTGCCGGTCTACGAGGACGGCGAGATGGTCGGCGAGATCCGGGCTCGGGTCGCCAACGAGAAGCTTCTGGAGCGGGTCCTTCATCGCACCCTGCGCGAGCGGGGTGAGGTACCGTTTGCGGTCGACACCGAAGGCAACTTGTTCGCGGCGAGTGATGAGGACCGCGGGACCCTACTCGGGTTGGGGCTCCAGGAGCCCGTCGATGCGGAACGGATCACAGACCAAGAGGTCTTTGGCGACTGGATCGTCGCGACCAGCGCGGACCAGGCAACGGGATTGACTTTCGGCATTGCCCGCCCAATCCGCGATTCCATCACCGAGATGCGCTCGACGGCGTTGCGTAACTTCGGATTCGGTACCGGGTTGATCGGCCTCGCTCTTTTGGGTGTCCTGCCGCTGTCGCGCCGGATTACCCACGGACTCAAGCTCGTTGCCGAGAGCGCGGAGCGGGTAGCTGGTGGCGACCTCGAAGCCCGGGTGCCCCTCCAGTCCAGAAGCGAGATCGGCCAGCTGGCCAAGGCGTTCAACAACATGGCCCAGGACCTCGAAGAGAACCAGCAGAGACTCATCGAGAGCGAGCGCCTGCAGGTTGAATTCGATCGCAAGACCGAGGAACTGGAGGAAGCCCGCCGGTTTCAACTCTCGCTCCTGCCCAAGAGGCTCCCCGACCACCCCTCTTTCGACCTGGCCGCGATGATGAGAACCGCCACCGAAGTCGGAGGCGACTACTACGATTTTCGTGTCGCCGACGATGGCACCCTGACCGTGGCCATCGGCGACGCCACCGGGCACGGCGCGAAGGCCGGAACCATGGTGACCGTGGTCAAGAGCCTGTTTTCCGCCTACCCGCCGGGAGGCGACCTGGCGGAGTTCCAGAAGAAGGGTGCCGACGCGATCAAGCGTATGGCGCTGGGGCGGATGTCGATGGCGCTGACTCTCGCTCGGCTGACAAAGGGCAGGCTCACCCTCTGCGCCGCCGGAATGCCGCCCGCTCTCCTGCACCGAGCGGCGACCGGAAAGGTAGAAGAAATCGCCATCGAAGGCATGCCTCTGGGTGGACTCGACTTTACCTATCGCCAAGTGTCGGTGAGCATCGACGCCGGCGACACGCTGTTGCTGATGAGTGACGGTTTCCCGGAGCTCCCCGATCGAGACGGAAACACCCTCGGCTACGAGCGCGCCGCCGAGCTCTTCGCCGCCACCGCCGGCTCGAAGCCCAACGAAGTGATCGAGCACTTGCTCGCGAGAGCTCGAGATTGGGCGGGCGACTCCGCCCCCGCCGACGA
Encoded here:
- a CDS encoding SpoIIE family protein phosphatase yields the protein MKIRTQIAIAFLFLAILPMTAIVLYSYVSSLSAVREAVEAEAESLTSDMENRMTQVRGDLRRRVERISALPFRRWAFEAETEKEREELYGSMMAELGETAPLVTSFEFVPEYPGTAEDAVPSPDVETASELIPAPPRRPPPPPAPIVIDMREMLKTVEAGIENLDAELIPDTDREELIEQAKLGLEFVQEKAEVFNLHAGRLIEIRAETEELHRLTETAPTAEAEEDTYRMIFSPEVEVPVYEDGEMVGEIRARVANEKLLERVLHRTLRERGEVPFAVDTEGNLFAASDEDRGTLLGLGLQEPVDAERITDQEVFGDWIVATSADQATGLTFGIARPIRDSITEMRSTALRNFGFGTGLIGLALLGVLPLSRRITHGLKLVAESAERVAGGDLEARVPLQSRSEIGQLAKAFNNMAQDLEENQQRLIESERLQVEFDRKTEELEEARRFQLSLLPKRLPDHPSFDLAAMMRTATEVGGDYYDFRVADDGTLTVAIGDATGHGAKAGTMVTVVKSLFSAYPPGGDLAEFQKKGADAIKRMALGRMSMALTLARLTKGRLTLCAAGMPPALLHRAATGKVEEIAIEGMPLGGLDFTYRQVSVSIDAGDTLLLMSDGFPELPDRDGNTLGYERAAELFAATAGSKPNEVIEHLLARARDWAGDSAPADDVTFVVARVR
- a CDS encoding isoprenylcysteine carboxylmethyltransferase family protein, coding for MELAARILDVLAGLMLAALPAALLFWLLIHPFASFWRRLGPVASYTIVAAICLLAVYAIWTVRAPLMRQHFGYRPITIGMGVALYLAGAAWDWRVLRKLRFPVLAGLPELSSGSSGRLLTDGPYGIVRHPRYFGALIGITGFALICNYLWVYVVVAASVPVGWLMIVLEERELMERFGSDYERYRRRVPCFVPRRTGERVL
- a CDS encoding histidine phosphatase family protein; the encoded protein is MNNTRSLIGLIATVLLSALVPDCAHGDAQRATTVIVVRHAEKQQAEDDPGLTLAGEERSHRLRDLTLEAGVTAVFASQFRRTQATVRPLAEALGLEIAIADAGDTPALVTKILSDHRGGIVVVAGHSNTVPGIVAALGAPEPGPIDESDYGNLFIVTVPEDGPASALSLRF